A genomic window from Prunus persica cultivar Lovell chromosome G2, Prunus_persica_NCBIv2, whole genome shotgun sequence includes:
- the LOC109947294 gene encoding protein NYNRIN-like, producing the protein MMKDCINYSKGCEACQRHGPIQQAPSVPMNPVVKPWPFRGWAMDLIGKIYPASSQQHCFIIVATDYFTKWVEARPVKTTISQEIITFIEEQIIQRFGIPESITTDRGSSFISRDMLDMAETFKFKLLQSTPYYAQANRQAESSNKVIINIIRKMLEKNPKQWHEKLSETLWAYRTSKREATGMTPYALTYGHDAILPMEIAVQSLRITHQHGLTGEDYSQAMLLELEELDASRIDTLNKLLAGKQAVSRAYNKRVRNKSFEEGEIVWKAILPLGAHIAGYGKWSPTWEGPFVINQILGMGAYRLQDRDGVIHTAPINGKWLKKFYPTMWDSQAVQTDPGIEEEQD; encoded by the coding sequence atgatgaaggattgcatCAACTATTCCAAGGGATGTGAGGCCTGTCAAAGGCATGGCCCGATCCAGCAGGCTCCTTCGGTTCCCATGAATCCAGTGGTAAAACCATGGCCTTTTaggggatgggcaatggatctcattggcaaaATCTATCCAGCCAGCAGCCAGCAGCactgttttattattgttgccACAGACTATTTCACCAAGTGGGTAGAGGCCAGgccagtaaaaaccacaatatctcaagagatcatcacctttatagaagaacagatcatacaaaggtttggcattccagaatcaatcacaacggataggggttcttctttcatatctagggatatgctagatatggcagaaacattcaagttcaagctgcttcaatctactccttactatgctcaagctaatagacaggcagaatcaagtaacaaggtgattatcaatatcatcagaaaGATGCTGGAAAAGAATCCAAAGCAGTGGCATGAGAAGTTATCAGAGACTTTGTGGGCATACAGAACTTcgaaaagagaagcaactggcATGACCCCCTATGCTCTAACCTAcggccatgatgcaattcttCCCATGGAGATAGCAGTCCAGTCTCTTAGAATTACTCACCAACACGGTCTCACTGGGGAGGACTACTCTCAAGCCATGTTGCTGGAATTGGAAGAATTGGATGCAAGCAGGATTGacaccctcaacaaactcttagcaggaaaacaggCTGTGTCGAGGgcctacaacaaaagagtcagaaacaagagttttgaagagggagagatagtctggaaggcaattctgccccttggagcacacatagctggatatgggaaatggtcacctacatgggaaggcCCTTTTGTAATTAACCAGATCCTCGGAATGGGGGCATACAGGTTGCAGGACCGAGATGGAGTTATTCATACTGCCCCAATCAATGGTAAatggttaaaaaaattttatccaACCATGTGGGATTCGCAGGCTGTACAGACAGATCCCGGGATAGAAGAGGAACAAGACTGA